Proteins encoded within one genomic window of Episyrphus balteatus chromosome 1, idEpiBalt1.1, whole genome shotgun sequence:
- the LOC129906859 gene encoding ataxin-2 homolog isoform X2: MKLRFCLVVSTTCLIGCVLSETTAKPQGFSPRSFEEDDENLDPQEQTHPAYRSRQYDYSSEEEQEEPPRQLYQSRNPIKPNTNYLKPNKNVKVASEEEEEIEEPDRLTTLLEKSQFNCNSKTTGYYADESLACEVFHYCQENQRHSWICPEGFTFHQIHLICMPPSNDNICDQSSKYHIVNDYLYKPINLQEHQSKPNVTLRYSDRYYPENYYENDNQEEERDTRQRVHHQQRQPVQIGFNSQQRQHHQQPAYQAPTYPQAQAQQQQPQPQVRKTPPPAQPVQLAQQTIATSPTPQSQYRYITQAPTQQYQQQVYRTPEEINISLQQRRPQLFAPTSTPRYYEEDYLYERRK, encoded by the exons ATGAA GTTAAGATTTTGTCTTGTAGTCTCAACGACATGCTTAATTGGTTGCGTACTCTCCGAAACAACAGCTAAACCTCAAGGATTTTCTCCCAGATCATTTGAAGAAGATGATGAAAATTTAGACCCACAAGAGCAAACCCACCCAGCTTACAGATCAAGACAATACGACTACAGTAGTGAGGAAGAACAAGAAGAACCACCACGACAATTGTATCAGAGCCGTAATCCCATCAAGCCCAATACCAATTATttgaaaccaaacaaaaatgtgAAGGTTGCTAGCGAAGAGGAAGAAGAAATAGAAGAACCTGATCGTTTGACAACTTTGTTGGAAAAATCACAATTCAATTGCAACAGTAAAACAACAGG ATACTACGCTGATGAATCGTTAGCGTGTGAAGTATTCCATTATTGTCAGGAAAATCAACGACACTCATGGATTTGTCCTGAAGGATTCACTTTCCATCAAATACACCTCATTTGCATGCCCCCATCCAATGACAATATCTGTGATCAATCCTCGAAATATCACATTGTGAATGATTATCTCTACAAACCAATTAACCTTCAAGAACACCAATCAAAACCCAATGTAACTCTTCGCTATTCAGATCGTTATTATCCAGAGAATTATTATGAAAATGATAATCAAGAAGAGGAACGTGACACTAGACAGCGTGTTCATCATCAACAGAGACAACCC gtCCAAATTGGATTTAACTCTCAACAGCGTCAACATCATCAACAGCCTGCCTATCAAGCACCTACTTATCCACAAGCACaagcacaacaacaacaacctcaACCTCAAGTCAGAAAGACCCCACCACCAGCCCAACCTGTTCAATTAGCTCAACAAACTATTGCGACATCCCCAACTCCTCAATCTCAATACAGGTACATTACCCAAGCACCAACTCAACAGTATCAACAACAAGTCTATCGTACACCGGAAGAGATAAATATTTCTCTTCAACAACGTCGTCCTCAACTGTTTGCTCCTACGTCAACGCCTAGATATTATGAAGAGGATTATTTGTATGAAAGAAGGAagtaa
- the LOC129906859 gene encoding ataxin-2 homolog isoform X1, translating to MLLRFCLVVSTTCLIGCVLSETTAKPQGFSPRSFEEDDENLDPQEQTHPAYRSRQYDYSSEEEQEEPPRQLYQSRNPIKPNTNYLKPNKNVKVASEEEEEIEEPDRLTTLLEKSQFNCNSKTTGYYADESLACEVFHYCQENQRHSWICPEGFTFHQIHLICMPPSNDNICDQSSKYHIVNDYLYKPINLQEHQSKPNVTLRYSDRYYPENYYENDNQEEERDTRQRVHHQQRQPVQIGFNSQQRQHHQQPAYQAPTYPQAQAQQQQPQPQVRKTPPPAQPVQLAQQTIATSPTPQSQYRYITQAPTQQYQQQVYRTPEEINISLQQRRPQLFAPTSTPRYYEEDYLYERRK from the exons GTTAAGATTTTGTCTTGTAGTCTCAACGACATGCTTAATTGGTTGCGTACTCTCCGAAACAACAGCTAAACCTCAAGGATTTTCTCCCAGATCATTTGAAGAAGATGATGAAAATTTAGACCCACAAGAGCAAACCCACCCAGCTTACAGATCAAGACAATACGACTACAGTAGTGAGGAAGAACAAGAAGAACCACCACGACAATTGTATCAGAGCCGTAATCCCATCAAGCCCAATACCAATTATttgaaaccaaacaaaaatgtgAAGGTTGCTAGCGAAGAGGAAGAAGAAATAGAAGAACCTGATCGTTTGACAACTTTGTTGGAAAAATCACAATTCAATTGCAACAGTAAAACAACAGG ATACTACGCTGATGAATCGTTAGCGTGTGAAGTATTCCATTATTGTCAGGAAAATCAACGACACTCATGGATTTGTCCTGAAGGATTCACTTTCCATCAAATACACCTCATTTGCATGCCCCCATCCAATGACAATATCTGTGATCAATCCTCGAAATATCACATTGTGAATGATTATCTCTACAAACCAATTAACCTTCAAGAACACCAATCAAAACCCAATGTAACTCTTCGCTATTCAGATCGTTATTATCCAGAGAATTATTATGAAAATGATAATCAAGAAGAGGAACGTGACACTAGACAGCGTGTTCATCATCAACAGAGACAACCC gtCCAAATTGGATTTAACTCTCAACAGCGTCAACATCATCAACAGCCTGCCTATCAAGCACCTACTTATCCACAAGCACaagcacaacaacaacaacctcaACCTCAAGTCAGAAAGACCCCACCACCAGCCCAACCTGTTCAATTAGCTCAACAAACTATTGCGACATCCCCAACTCCTCAATCTCAATACAGGTACATTACCCAAGCACCAACTCAACAGTATCAACAACAAGTCTATCGTACACCGGAAGAGATAAATATTTCTCTTCAACAACGTCGTCCTCAACTGTTTGCTCCTACGTCAACGCCTAGATATTATGAAGAGGATTATTTGTATGAAAGAAGGAagtaa
- the LOC129906140 gene encoding carboxylic ester hydrolase isoform X2, with protein sequence MVSSNKVKVKQGTVVGVEATLPNGSPYSYFKGIPYAVPPLGELRFQPPVPLEKFTSPEIDCSVEGEVCSQKDPLSGEECGSEDCLFLNVYTPRRKDSNKLLAVMVFVHGGAYMFGHGNSNLYNPLYLMQEDVVVVTLNYRLGVFGFLSLPEADIPGNAGLKDQRLALQWIKENISRFGGDPNNVTMFGESVGGACVHLHFLSENSEKLFHKAIVQSGTANMPWAMKKNLYEKSMLLAKMLGFDSNDQKENAKFWRNHQRMDDFRRHMLAVITPEERRRALPMPFGPVVEKDNPDALVTKDPLESMQTINSIDIPLMMGYTSAEGLLMLSNAVRNLEKFDSDLARLIPTNINLHKDDPECQELAKKMRNFYLKGGKLEEKTLNEFQNLLTDFNFAIDAYVAAEMHSRRLHKSPLYFYRFDYVGELGFYKRLFGFEHLKGACHGDDLFYLFQSVLADEPWAERDTKMVKTMCRLWANFAKHGNPTPGGGDADLINCNWEQVKKIDNDEKFVLNAFIIDEKQKMIDNPDEERIEFWRSVYRKYNKDSILSKL encoded by the exons ATGGTTTCTTCCAACAAAGTTAAAGTAAAGCAAGGCACAGTTGTTGGTGTCGAAGCTACACTTCCAAATGGATCGCCATACTCTTACTTCAAAGGAATACCATACGCAGTTCCTCCATTAGGAGAACTAAGGTTTCAA CCTCCAGTTCCATTAGAAAAATTCACTTCCCCCGAAATTGACTGCTCTGTTGAGGGTGAAGTTTGTTCCCAAAAAGATCCCTTATCCGGTGAGGAATGCGGATCAGAAGACTGTCTTTTTCTCAATGTCTACACCCCACGGAGAAAAGATTCTAATAAACTACTCGCAGTAATGGTATTTGTTCATGGTGGTGCCTACATGTTTGGTCATGGAAATAGCAACTT atACAATCCACTTTATTTGATGCAGGAAGACGTAGTAGTTGTCACTCTCAACTACCGTCTCGGAGTATTTGGTTTCTTGTCATTGCCAGAAGCAGACATTCCAGGCAATGCTGGTTTAAAAGACCAGCGCCTAGCATTGCAATGGATTAAGGAAAACATCTCACGATTTGGTGGAGATCCAAATAATGTGACAATGTTTGGGGAGAGTGTTGGTGGTGCATGTGTGCATTTGCACTTTCTCTCAGAGAATTCAGAGAAGCTTTTCCACAAAGCAATTGTACAAAGTGGTACAGCAAACATGCCGTGGGCCATGAAAaagaatttatatgaaaaatctaTGCTTTTAGCCAAGATGTTGGGTTTTGATTCGAATGATCAAAAAGAAAATGCCAAATTTTGGAGAAATCATCAAAGAATGGATGACTTTCGGAGACATATGTTGGCAGTTATAACGCCAGAAGAACGTCGTCGTGCATTACCAATGCCATTTGGACCAGTTGTAGAGAAAGACAACCCAGATGCTTTGGTTACTAAGGACCCTTTGGAATCAATGCAAACAATTAATTCTATTGATATTCCTTTAATGATGGGTTACACATCAGCCGAGGGATTGTTAATGCTTTCGAATGCAgtaagaaatttggaaaaattcgATAGTGATTTGGCAAGACTTATACCAACAAATATAAATCTTCATAAAGATGACCCAGAGTGTCAAGAATTGGCTAAAAAGATGCGAAATTTCTATTTGAAAGGAGGCAAATTGGAAGAGAAAACCTTAAATGAATTCCAAAATCTCTTAACtgattttaattttgcaattgACGCTTATGTTGCAGCAGAAATGCATTCAAGGAGACTCCATAAATCACCTTTATACTTTTATCGATTTGATTATGTCGGTGAACTTGGGTTCTATAAGAGACTATTTGGATTTGAACACCTTAAAGGTGCATGCCATGGTGACGATTTGTTTTATCTCTTTCAATCTGTGTTGGCTGATGAACCTTGGGCAGAGAGAGATACGAAAATGGTTAAAACAATGTGCAGATTATGGGCTAATTTTGCTAAACATGGTAACCCTACACCTGGCGGAGGTGATGCagatttaattaattgtaaTTGGGAGCAAGTGAAAAAGATCGACAACGACGAGAAGTTTGTATTGAATGCATTTATAATTGACGAGAAGCAAAAGATGATAGATAACCCGGATGAGGAGCGGATAGAGTTTTGGAGGAGTGTTTATAGGAAATATAATAAGGATTCGATTTTGTCAAAATTGTAA
- the LOC129906140 gene encoding carboxylic ester hydrolase isoform X1: MLSRRLNFLSGERKSLRLIYQAATRMVSSNKVKVKQGTVVGVEATLPNGSPYSYFKGIPYAVPPLGELRFQPPVPLEKFTSPEIDCSVEGEVCSQKDPLSGEECGSEDCLFLNVYTPRRKDSNKLLAVMVFVHGGAYMFGHGNSNLYNPLYLMQEDVVVVTLNYRLGVFGFLSLPEADIPGNAGLKDQRLALQWIKENISRFGGDPNNVTMFGESVGGACVHLHFLSENSEKLFHKAIVQSGTANMPWAMKKNLYEKSMLLAKMLGFDSNDQKENAKFWRNHQRMDDFRRHMLAVITPEERRRALPMPFGPVVEKDNPDALVTKDPLESMQTINSIDIPLMMGYTSAEGLLMLSNAVRNLEKFDSDLARLIPTNINLHKDDPECQELAKKMRNFYLKGGKLEEKTLNEFQNLLTDFNFAIDAYVAAEMHSRRLHKSPLYFYRFDYVGELGFYKRLFGFEHLKGACHGDDLFYLFQSVLADEPWAERDTKMVKTMCRLWANFAKHGNPTPGGGDADLINCNWEQVKKIDNDEKFVLNAFIIDEKQKMIDNPDEERIEFWRSVYRKYNKDSILSKL, translated from the exons atgttaTCAAGGcgattaaattttctttcaggAGAACGGAAATCATTGAGATTAATCTATCAG GCTGCCACAAGAATGGTTTCTTCCAACAAAGTTAAAGTAAAGCAAGGCACAGTTGTTGGTGTCGAAGCTACACTTCCAAATGGATCGCCATACTCTTACTTCAAAGGAATACCATACGCAGTTCCTCCATTAGGAGAACTAAGGTTTCAA CCTCCAGTTCCATTAGAAAAATTCACTTCCCCCGAAATTGACTGCTCTGTTGAGGGTGAAGTTTGTTCCCAAAAAGATCCCTTATCCGGTGAGGAATGCGGATCAGAAGACTGTCTTTTTCTCAATGTCTACACCCCACGGAGAAAAGATTCTAATAAACTACTCGCAGTAATGGTATTTGTTCATGGTGGTGCCTACATGTTTGGTCATGGAAATAGCAACTT atACAATCCACTTTATTTGATGCAGGAAGACGTAGTAGTTGTCACTCTCAACTACCGTCTCGGAGTATTTGGTTTCTTGTCATTGCCAGAAGCAGACATTCCAGGCAATGCTGGTTTAAAAGACCAGCGCCTAGCATTGCAATGGATTAAGGAAAACATCTCACGATTTGGTGGAGATCCAAATAATGTGACAATGTTTGGGGAGAGTGTTGGTGGTGCATGTGTGCATTTGCACTTTCTCTCAGAGAATTCAGAGAAGCTTTTCCACAAAGCAATTGTACAAAGTGGTACAGCAAACATGCCGTGGGCCATGAAAaagaatttatatgaaaaatctaTGCTTTTAGCCAAGATGTTGGGTTTTGATTCGAATGATCAAAAAGAAAATGCCAAATTTTGGAGAAATCATCAAAGAATGGATGACTTTCGGAGACATATGTTGGCAGTTATAACGCCAGAAGAACGTCGTCGTGCATTACCAATGCCATTTGGACCAGTTGTAGAGAAAGACAACCCAGATGCTTTGGTTACTAAGGACCCTTTGGAATCAATGCAAACAATTAATTCTATTGATATTCCTTTAATGATGGGTTACACATCAGCCGAGGGATTGTTAATGCTTTCGAATGCAgtaagaaatttggaaaaattcgATAGTGATTTGGCAAGACTTATACCAACAAATATAAATCTTCATAAAGATGACCCAGAGTGTCAAGAATTGGCTAAAAAGATGCGAAATTTCTATTTGAAAGGAGGCAAATTGGAAGAGAAAACCTTAAATGAATTCCAAAATCTCTTAACtgattttaattttgcaattgACGCTTATGTTGCAGCAGAAATGCATTCAAGGAGACTCCATAAATCACCTTTATACTTTTATCGATTTGATTATGTCGGTGAACTTGGGTTCTATAAGAGACTATTTGGATTTGAACACCTTAAAGGTGCATGCCATGGTGACGATTTGTTTTATCTCTTTCAATCTGTGTTGGCTGATGAACCTTGGGCAGAGAGAGATACGAAAATGGTTAAAACAATGTGCAGATTATGGGCTAATTTTGCTAAACATGGTAACCCTACACCTGGCGGAGGTGATGCagatttaattaattgtaaTTGGGAGCAAGTGAAAAAGATCGACAACGACGAGAAGTTTGTATTGAATGCATTTATAATTGACGAGAAGCAAAAGATGATAGATAACCCGGATGAGGAGCGGATAGAGTTTTGGAGGAGTGTTTATAGGAAATATAATAAGGATTCGATTTTGTCAAAATTGTAA